The genome window GGCGCGCCAGCGTTACATCGTCGCCGTGCAGGATTACAACGTGCATGCGCGCAGCTTCCCGAACAACCTGACGGCCATGGTCTTCGGCTACAAGGTCAAGCCATCGTTCACGGTGGAAAACGAAAAAGCGATCTCGACCGCACCGACCGTCAACTTTGGCAAATAAGATGAAAGCCTGGTCCTACCTCGCGGCGCTGGCGACGGCGCTGCTGCTGTGGACGATGCCGCCGGCCGGCGCGCAGGGCTTGCAGCCCGTGCCGCCGCTGGCCGCGCGCGTGACGGACAACGCCGGCATGCTCGATGCCAAGCAAAAAGCGGCGCTGGAAGGCGTGCTGGCCGACTACGAAGCCAAGACGGGCAGCCAGATCGCCGTGCTGCTGGTCAAGAGCACGGAACCGGAAGCCATCGAGCAATACAGCATCCGCGTGACGGATGCCTGGAAGCTGGGCCGCAAAGGCGTCGATGACGGCGTGCTGCTGATGGTGGCGAAAGACAATCCATCGTCCTTGCGCCGCCTGCGCATCGAAGCGGGCCGCGGCGTGCAGGGCGTGCTGACGGATGCGCAATCGAAACGCATCCTGCAAGACGTGATCGCCCCCCATTTCAAGCAAAACGACTATTACGGCGGCCTGGTCGCCGGCGTGGGCGCGATTGCCACCCTGCTGAACCAGGAGCAATTCCCCGCTCCCGCACAGCAGAAGGCGCCGGCCACAGTGGAAGCGGGCGGCCTGACCTTCTGGTTGCCGCTGCTGTTCTTCGGCTTTCTTGTGCTTGTGACCGTGTTCCGTTCGCGCGGCGGGCCGAACCGGCTGCAGCGCGGCAGCAACTGGTCCAGCGGCGCCACCGGTGTCGTGCTGGGCAGCATTTTGAGCCAGGCGCTGAACAACCGCGGTGGCGGCGGTGGTTTCGGCGGCGGCGGTGGTTTTGGCGGTGGCGGTGGCGGTGGTTTCGGTGGCGGCGGCGGCGGTTTTGACGGCGGCGGCGCCTCGGGAGATTGGTAATGACGAAA of Janthinobacterium sp. PAMC25594 contains these proteins:
- a CDS encoding YgcG family protein — encoded protein: MKAWSYLAALATALLLWTMPPAGAQGLQPVPPLAARVTDNAGMLDAKQKAALEGVLADYEAKTGSQIAVLLVKSTEPEAIEQYSIRVTDAWKLGRKGVDDGVLLMVAKDNPSSLRRLRIEAGRGVQGVLTDAQSKRILQDVIAPHFKQNDYYGGLVAGVGAIATLLNQEQFPAPAQQKAPATVEAGGLTFWLPLLFFGFLVLVTVFRSRGGPNRLQRGSNWSSGATGVVLGSILSQALNNRGGGGGFGGGGGFGGGGGGGFGGGGGGFDGGGASGDW